TCCACCCAAGAGGTAGATTTTTAAAAAGGGGACTTCTTCCAAGCCACCACATTTCACATGAAAATCTTGCCTGTCATTTTAAGTTTTACTTAAGTTGTGGGTGATAAATTTTTGTCTTTTAATTCCTTAGAAATTGCACGAAAAAACAGGcctctttttaaaatttatgtgtAGGATGCTTACGTGTTAGTCACATGGGATGTTGAATATGCAATTAAAGCCATGTGGAAATTATCTATCCTAGTCATCACACACCTTTTGTGACACATAAGCATTTTTTTCCACATAAGTGACAGAATGAGCAAAAGTGCAACTTcaaataaacattttttttttacagcaaagaAATCATTTATTGATATAAAGAGAAAACATGAGTGCCAAAACATCCCATGATAACAAATCCTGGCAGAAAAGCAAAAACCCCCTTTAGGACAAAGAGGGTCAAAAGTGAAATTAAcccatttaaaaaataataatgttttTATTTACAGTAAAATAAgctttattgaataagagatagaaaTGTACCATGAGAATAAGTCTCTCATGAGAGCTAAAAAACCAAACCATATAAAAAACCACTTTTGGAGGAGCACATTTGGgatagagcctcattaaaacctttatTAGAAAAACTCAGTGGGATAAAACTTAGTAAAGAAAAAAGAGTATCAAAATCACCAAGTGACTAAAAACCCCTAAAAAAACACCCATTACACCCACCATTGTACTGACAACAAGACAAACCCTTATCTACCAAAAACAATTACATAGCCCAGTCTGGCAGTCTGTTATATAGCTTAAGACAATCCTTCAACATACAGGAGCAGCAAACCAGTTCTCCATTAGTCTCTAATTCAATAAGCTCATAGGAACTCTCGAAACCAAACCACACCAACCAAGCATAAAACAAGTCCATAGGTAAAAACCCACAGAGAATAAAATCATATGCTTGCAACCCCAGGCCACCACAAATAAATATCGAAGAGACAAACCCAGTGACCTCATCAGTCACAATTAAAATGAAGTTGGTCCAATTAAAAAGAAAGGAATTAGGAACCCAACTACCCAAGTACAGGCCGTGAAGTATATAAATGGAAGTCAGCGTAAGGCTTGATATTAAACCTTGGATTACTTGAAGGGGCAGCTCATATTGTGGAatacattattttttataagcaaatgatGAAGAGTGTTGCGTTATTTTACTTTGTGGTGctttttcatcatcatcttcttcttccagtCGATTGAGAACACTCCTCAAATGCAGGTACACCTCATTTTATTCACTATTATTAATTGAGATTTTAAGAAATATAGTAGGTTcttctttatttaatttaatttattcacTGTAATAATTgagagttttccaagctttggATGATATCAACATACATAATTTGAACTTATGTCAACCGGAAGTGAATGTAAAGAGAGCAATTCGTGAAGGGGGTAAAAGGAAAGAGGTTTTATAGTTTGCAACTTTCCCTTCCTTGGATGCTATCTGATTCTAAAACTTCTTATCATGGCGAGAAGCAATAAACTCAGCTTCtgttttttcaaaaatcaaTTGGCGAGAAGCAAAGCAAtcttttttatgtttgtttaaaGATAAATTCTACAATGCAAGGATTATGTTATTGATATcatgttgagacttgagagccATTTCCATAGGTGTCTACTTAATTTGAGACCCATCTATAATTTTTCAGTCTTAATTTATCATGATTTTTTTCATAacaaatttttataatttataattaaattttgtatattttaaataatgaaCTAGAGGGTTTCAAACtgtaaaaattttaatttctttcagtTATTGATTTTATTGTATCATAATTTCATGGTTTACATATAGGATTGAACAATTGAAATAAAATCAATATACCCGTattcaatttaaaattaattttaaaaaaagaattaactCAGGAGTTGGTGAACAGTTAACAAGCCTGCAgctggtgttggtggtggcatTCATCATCGTAATGGGCATGGGTATGGTAAAGGCGATCTGTTGCCCAACGCGGTACACCTAcacgccgccgccgccgccgcaggTCATCATGACAACAAGAACCACCGTCATGGTATAAGTAGTGGCACATTAAATTGCGTTTGCCTCTACTTTTATCTTTAccttcttttgtttatttcaatTGTTGTTGGAGTTTCCCTAAATGGAGTTGCCTTAGCTTGTACTGATTTTGCAGCTCTCACAATTCATGTATAATATATGTCGTATGATACGAGAAAGTTGTGCCCATTTCCTATTATTGTGggttaattatttttctatataGAAAATCCAATATTACAAATTAACTTATtgtaattaattagtttagttAGTTGGTACTTGGTAGTTAATGTATGAAACACAACATGAATTTTCTGTCACGCATACTATTTGTGACAGTTTTTTAACCCCACAAACTTCATCAAAGTTAAAAACCgtcataaaataatatataattgGAGGATGTTCCAAGAAAGTATAATATGTATCAATACTATTCATTTTTTTGAGTTGTTAGGCTATAAACATGGTGCTATTATTCCTtaacaaaattttcaaaacaaaaataaggaaaaacaagggatttcagtttttcttAGAAGTAGTTAAAATTAAGTTGAAACGTATTAGGAATCCAAGATATATATGTTGTGAAGTATATAAATAGaaaatttgtttcaaaaaaaaaagtgtatatAAATAGAAGCCAGTTGGGTGAGGTTCGATATTAAACCCCCTTGGAATTGAAGGGAAAGCACATGTTATGGAACACATGAGGAAGCTTGTTGTGTTATTTTGCTTTGTGTTATTTTGCTTTTTCAAAAGCACCTTGCTCTTCAAGACAACTCAGAACGCCATGGAAACTCCTTAAATACAGGTGCTGTCCATATTTTGTGCTATTGAGTTTTTCAAAACTATAGCATGTTCTGAAATAAGATATTGTTTGGAACTTCGCGTCTCTGCCAATGTAGTTTCAGATTCTGAACAAGAAGCAATAAactcagtttaaaaaaaaaacaattattatATTTCTTCTGCCAATGGAcgcttttttttccttttagcaATAAatctgtgaaaaaaaaaattattaaattttcaaaattaccCTAATTTGAACACTTTTgaattcaataaattttttctcCACTTTCAATTATATGCTTTGATGAATTTCTCACATCGAGTTAACAACTTTTCTAAATCTCACTGTCTCtgttttcatattaaatatgtgaGTCATAGTCATAAATATTAGAAAATGACTTATATTTAGagaaaaaaaactctaaaaagtaatttataataatatgaaATTAATGGAGTGGATCTTGTCTATGAATAATTGATGATGTAAAAATATTTACactaaaatgaaaattaataaaattaatatgatCATATATTATATTGCAGATAGGGCAAGAACAATGGTATTAACAAGTTCAGAAGTAATTCGAACATCAGTAGTTAACAGGaagggtggtggtagtggtggtggtggcggcagagGAGGTGGTGGTCGTGGTGGCGGAGGCGGTGGTCGTGGCTTTTCAAGTGGTCGCTCAAGGGTTGGTACTGGTGTTGTTGCAGGTGCTGCTGGAGGTGCTGCTGTAGGTGCTACCTACGGGAGTGCAAGCGCAAATAATCATCCTAGCAGTAATGGCACATTAAACTCTGTTTGCTTGTATTCTTACCTTCTTTTGTTCATTTCAATTGTTGCTGGAATTTCCCTAAATTGGGTTGCTTTGTACTGATTATACAATTACCCTCATTCtattgtaatatatatatatatatatatatatatatatatatatatatatatattatattgtcTGTGTTGTTTGGATCAACGTTATTATAATCATTTATGAATCCAATTGATTCCATTAAAATTGCATATAGTAAACGTGAATTAAAATGATAGTCAAAGTTTTtatagtttatatttttttgttacaaaaggaAAAGTTTCATGATTTATGTTTAGCGacttttatgaagaaaaaaaaactatttttgcATGATGTCATCCAAATCTTCCTTCTATCAAGTGAATAAGAATGAAAACCttgaaattaaacaaaatgTTCCTAAGGACTATCGTGCAAAGTTGAAGAGAATATTAAGGCTTATTAACGCTTTTGATCCCCCAAGTTAGTAAAATGTGAAAACAGGGTTCCTaaagtttaaaaatagcatttcgcTACCCCGACGTTAGGCACCGTCAACAGTTTTAGTCCCCAAACAGGTTTTCATCCAATCAATTAACGTTTTTGGCTGATGTGAACTTTTTTTAATGAGTTTGCATGGCATTAGAAGAGAGTGTGGACCCATGTCCCATGTGAGCTGCACGTGATTGCCCCTTTCATCATATCGCAAAATTGAAGCTTCTAGAAACATGATTCATCCCCAATTAGAAACCCTAAGTCCAAAATTTCATatccaaaatatataaaaaaattgaagcttATGGACACAGAGAGGAAACAATCGAAAATTGAGAGTGAGCGAGACTAGGATCGATGGAGGCCATGGCGACAACCCGGTGCGGCGCCGCAGGAGTAGGTTCCCTGGCCCGCAATGGAGGCTTCGCGAAGGATCCATGATGGTGGCTTTCGCGGCGCATACGATGTTTGACGGCATCAGCAGGGTGCGCAGGAAGTGGTGCAGAGATTTCTACGGTGGCTCCTGGAGAAAGAGAGGATAAGGGCTAAGTTCTGGCTCACAACGACGGAGATAAATCCATTATGTGACGGGGATGACTATGTTCCTTCGATCTTCTCGCCCTCTAGTCGCATAGAAGTTGGCTGCAATGAAGCATGGATCGTCGAAGTTATTATGTCCTGTAAACTCAATGTCAGTTTCCAAGACGTGAAACTCGAGAAACTAAAGATAagtttaaaagttaaaatgttCTCTTTTTACTAATCCAACACAGTTGTGCGAAATTGATACTCGATGTTCAAAACGAGCGCTTTGAGTCTCATATTTTACTAACATGAGTGATTCTAAactttttatctctcttcaaTCAATTACATAAGGAGTCGGGTGATGTGACTTCTTTACTTGATGCGACACTTCATCTCAGACCACCACCACATAGATTTTCATCTTCAGCCCACATCCTCAACTTTATCTtcataaaaacaaacaaaaaaacaaaaaaattaacatgaaaGAAATCGTCTACTCACATTTGGTAACACAAAACATTACTCTTCTTAATACAAGTCAAGTCAAGtctattcaatttttattgaaaaagaaaaaaaattgaccaTGATCCCCACATGCTCTCTTCTTTTACAAGAACAATCCAAGGGTGTTATGGTAAAAAATCAATCCCCTCCGTCCACCGcccatttttcttcttcttcttcttgtcttccCTAATCTTTATCTAGCATCACACATTCACTCAcatcactatcactatcatcacacAATCTTTCATCAGTGATGGGCAAAGAAGGAAAATGGAGCTGGACCTCGGCGGTGATCGGAGCAGCCTCCGCGGTGGCAGCCACGGCGGTGCTAACCGCAAAACCCAAGGACCCAACGTTCCACCTCATATCCATCAACTTCACCTCACTGAAACTCAACCTTCCCCTCCTCGACGCCGAGGTTCTCCTCACCGTTCACGTTACCAACCCTAACATAGCTCCAATCCACTACTCCTCCACCACCATGTCAATCTCCTACGCCGGCTCGCTTCTCGGCTCGGCTCACGTCGAGGCCGGTTCTCAGCCGCCGCGCTCCTGCCAGCTCCTCCGCCTCCCGGCTCGGCTTAAGGCTGTTGGGTTCGCGCAGCACGCCACGCGCTTCCTTGCCGATGTGGCCAAGCGCGAGATGCTCCTTGATGCTGCTATTGAAATCGCCGGCACCGCCAGGGTGCTGTGGTGGGACCATAAGTTCAAGATCCACGTGGATAGCCATGTCACCGTTGATCCAGTTTTCCTTGATGTCATCGATCAGGAAAACACCGCCGAACTTGAACTCTTCGCCGCCGCGTGAGAAACATTTATTGGCTAATTTAGATGTAATTGTAAGCACTTGGAAGTGGATATAACGctttagttatttttttcttccttaaTGTTCTGATTTTCTTCACAAGTTGGATGAATTTAAACATGGTTTGAGATTAGAGAAAATGGTTCATACACACTTTAAGTGTAGattatttttttactaagtCAGTCAATTGATTTGATTCCCATCATATTATGAACTTCTTTCTATTTTGATTCAAATTAAGAAtgaatgtgattttttttatctatgtgGTATAGCTTCATTGGATGTCATTGATAGTGCAGGAAAATTATACTCTTGAAATTAAGCATTTTAGTAGAGATCTGTGAAGCACCTATTGAatctttttttgttatttttttgggtcaaaaaatctttttttgttttagatGGATATTTTTTTTACAGGGCTGAACTGAACCTGTTGGGGAAACTGTTTGGTCATTTGTTTTAGATGGATTTGTGAATATGAAAATGGTcagcaaaattaaaaaaagaatatgGCAACATGCACTTATTTTCACTTGCTTTGGGATATGCACTTAAGCCTTCCTAAAGTTACTACCACAAATTTTGAATTGAGAATGATTTTCATATCAATGGTCCAAGATTGTGAACGGTTCGATGGTCGCGCATGCCAGGGTCTATTGGTCCACTTGAATAAGTTTCTTAGAATCACAAATACGGTGAAGTATACCAACATGTCTACAGACACTATTCGTTTGAtgttattctcattttctctcacaAATAAGATGTCAATCAGATTGATTTACCTCATATGTGATTATTGTGGAGATTATGGACATGAGAACAAAGATTGTCAATGAGCAAATTTTTCTCTAAATCTATTGATGCATTAAATTTTTTCATCCCTCcaaaattttaacttttgaattattttttgcaTTTTGTCCTTATTGATAAGTTTTTCCGTCCAAACTGGATAGAAATATGACGGAGCATTACAAgtgtcatttaaaaaaaaaaaatatt
This portion of the Lotus japonicus ecotype B-129 chromosome 3, LjGifu_v1.2 genome encodes:
- the LOC130742975 gene encoding uncharacterized protein LOC130742975; translated protein: MGKEGKWSWTSAVIGAASAVAATAVLTAKPKDPTFHLISINFTSLKLNLPLLDAEVLLTVHVTNPNIAPIHYSSTTMSISYAGSLLGSAHVEAGSQPPRSCQLLRLPARLKAVGFAQHATRFLADVAKREMLLDAAIEIAGTARVLWWDHKFKIHVDSHVTVDPVFLDVIDQENTAELELFAAA
- the LOC130744978 gene encoding putative glycine-rich cell wall structural protein 1, which codes for MVLTSSEVIRTSVVNRKGGGSGGGGGRGGGGRGGGGGGRGFSSGRSRVGTGVVAGAAGGAAVGATYGSASANNHPSSNGTLNSVCLYSYLLLFISIVAGISLNWVALY